Genomic DNA from Myxococcaceae bacterium JPH2:
TGTATGGATGCGAAAAAGTCCGACTTCACGATGGACTCCATCATCAAGGATCAGGTTCATCGTTTCCGGAGGCTGGTGCTCCAGGAAAAGAAGATACCCAAGGACACGAAAGTCTTCCGGCTGGCAGAGCAGGCCCAGCTTATCCTCGTCCGAGAAGACCTGGGGCAGACCATCCTGGATGAGGACTGCACCGGGATGTTCTTCCAGGATCTAGACGATTACGGCTCCGAGTTCCGCAAGCGGGTCGGCTCGTAGGCGCTCCGCGTTCGCAGAGGATAGGCGATAGCTCATGCTCCAAATGGATCTCACTCGCGAGAACGCGCTCGCCGCGGTCGAGGAACTCGAGGAAGGCCTTCGCCAACCTCTCACGCTTCTTCAACGTGAGGAGTTGCTGACTCGGCTTTCCTCCTATCGCCGCATTGCCGCCATCAGCGCGTTGCTGGCAGAGGGAGACGTCCCGGCCTTCCGCCACGAGCTGCGCCTGTCCGCGACGGTGCGACGGGAGTTGCTGCTCTCCAGTCCGGGGTCGGCGGCGCCGAGCCGGTTCCGCTGTGCCAGCAGGTTGGATCCCTTGTTCGACACGCTCGCCGCCGGGGAAATGGGCCTCGCCCGCGACATTGCCAAGCATTCCCCGCACCGCTGGGTGGCGGACGAGGAGTTCGAGGACGACTTCCGCTATGCCGACTTCCTTCGCGAGCACCTGCTCGCAGGCGCGAAGTCCTCTTCCCCGGGGGAGGAGCGGGCACTCGCGGCCTTCCAGAAATGCTCCGGCGACAGTGGCTCCCCGCGGCTGACCGTGTGTGAGTCGCTCTCCAACCGGGACCAGGAGGCATTCGATGCCGTCCTGGAGGATCTGCTCTTCGAGCGCGAAGCGGAGTTCCAGAATGCAGGCCCACCCCTCCATCCTCAGCGCTTCCACACCGAGCGCCACATCTTCATCGAGGGCCTGGCCTTGCTGCGGCTGGCCGTGGAGCGTGGCCTGAGTACGCAGCCTGATTATCGGATGATGCCGGGCTTGGTCAGGCGTTGACGCTCCACTTCACTGTGTCATGGGCGCCCGCATGTGAAGCGCGGCCCGCTCCCCCGCCCACCCCCAGAGCCACGCCAGGATTCCGGACGCCGGTGCATGACCCCGCGCGAAACTTCGTGACGCCATGCAGACGGCCAAGGCTCCCGTTGCCGCGCCCACGCCTCCCCACGCGTCCGCAGGATGCCACGTGGGCAACTCCCTCAGCGGCGAGCCCGCCATCCTCACCTGGGCATAGCCCCAGTCCTGGGCCCGCTGGGTCGTACCGTCGAGGTCTGCGAAGACGAGGCCCGTCTGCCGCCCCCGGTCCTCTAGGAGCCCGAGCGTCTCATTGAGCACCGACGTCAGCGCGACTCCCAGGTGAGGCCGGCCGGAGAACATGTGGGTCGATTCAGCGGCGGAGGTCATCGCATCGATGTAGGCGTGGACTGCTGCGCCTCGGCGGGCTGGCGCGTTCGTCTTCTCTACCAGCACGAAGGCCGCGCATTCTCCGGGCATCAGTCCCACTGGCCGATTGGGCGTCTTCAGCAGCCGTAGTTGCTCCAGTGCGTCCAACCACTCGGGCTCAACGAGGCTGTCGATACCGCCCACGATACACCGCTCCACCTCGCCCGACCTAAGTGCGTGCTCCGCCGCGCGCAATGCGGTGACGAAGCCAGGCGAGTCACCGAAGAAGACCTCTTCCCTTGAGACACCACCCGGCAAGGCGGCCTGAGCGAGCAGCCTTGGAAGCAGCGTTCGTGAGTACCGCTCGCGCAGTTGCTCCGCGAGCGAGGGCTCCTCTTCGGAGCGCTCCACCTCGCTGGAGCCCTCGTCTTGTCCGGACGCGAGCGCCTCTCGCTTTGCGGTCTCGCGCACATGCCGCTCCGCGGCAGCGAGGAGGAATCCGCTTGGCAGGTTGAGGAAGATGCCGGTGCGCGGTCCCGCGGTCAATCCGGTCTGATGGACGAGGTCCGCCAAAGCCGCCACCCCAAGCCGCACCATCCTGCCCACGCCGCTGAAGCCCTGCGTGAGGTGCGGTATGGCATGTCCCGTGATTGGCAACTCCTCGCCCGAGTCCTCGTCAACGCAGGAAGTGCCCGCCAGCGCCTCCGGGCGGGCAATCCCCACCCGGGCGGCCGCGCAACTTCCCACCACTCCATCCCCCAAGGACGACACCAGCCCCAGTCCTGTTACCGCGAGCGCACCTGGAGGTGGCGGAGACTGGCGGAGCACTGGCGGAAAGAGTTGCTCGTCCACCTCTGGCAACCCCTTCGATCCGGCGAAGGTACGGGGCAGCGCGCGGAAGGGGCCAGTGCTGAGCCCCCCTCGTACCGTAGGCCGCATGGCCTGCAAGAATTTCCATTGTCGCAACGCCCAGCTCCGGGTGGACAGTTGCCAATCACCTTGACTGCGCACGGCCAATTCGAGCGCCAGCGTCGCATGTCTGCGCATGGAGCCAACGGTGAGGGCATCGAGGAGTGGCTCGGCCGCGAAGGGCTTCCCGGCGAGGTAGCGCCCCTCGGGAGGGAAGTGACTCTGGGCCTCTTTCCACCAGCGCTCTATCCGCTGGGGCTCGGGGCGAGGGAGTTCTGCCTCGGGGCCGAGAGGCGTAGGGTCCTCCTTCTCGGGAGCATTCGGCGCCCAGTCCTCGCGTGTCACTGCGAGTGCGCCGGTCAACTCCAAGCCCGTGATGGCGCAGAAGGCCTCCGCAGCCAAGGGCGCGACGGTCTCGTCTCGCATGGCCTCGAGCAGTGGCTTCACGGCGGTAATGCGCCCGCTAAGTCCGAGGGCCCAGAGCGCGTCCCGCCGCAGCGTCGGTTCCGGCAGCGCCTGGAGGAGGAGGTCTACGTCCTGGAGGTCTCCGCCCAACGCAAGAAGCGCCGCAGGCCCACCCCACCCCGGCCCCAAGCGGTGGACGGCTTCGACGCAGATTCTCCATGCGCCGAGGTGTCCCAGGAGAAAGGCAGTCTCGAGCGCCGTGTTGCGCACTTCCGGCACGTCCGCTCCGAGGGTGCGGTCGAGTGACGAAGATCTCAGCCGCGAGGGAAATCGGCGGGCGGCGCGCAGCACCGCGCAAGCCAGCGGTGCATTGCTCGCGGCGAGGAAATCGTCCAAGTCTTGAGCGGGATCTGCCTCCCACTGCGTGAGGATATCAAGCACACGGGCCTGGACGACGGTCGTGGCATTCCTGAGGAGTGCGTGCAACCGAGGCACCGCGTCCACGCGGCGGGTGAGTTCCAGGGCTCGTGCCGCTCCCTGACTCGTCGGCTCCACGTCGACGCTGAGCGTGGTGAGCACGGCGTCGAGCCCTTCTTCTCCGCCCTGCATGAGGAGGACAGAGCATGCGCATGCGACAGTCTCCAGTTCCTCAGACGCCAGGGCGGGCTGCAGTAACTTGCGATTGACCGTTGGCCCACCCAACACCAATGCATCGAGGCAGGCGAGAAGCCTCTGCTCGGGACCTTCCAGGATGTCCTGAAGAGAGTAGTCGGGTGAGCCCAGCCCCTGCTCACGCTGCCTCCAGAAGAAGGCAGCATCCGCGAGGAAGTCTCGCGCCATGTCCATTCGGGGCGAGGCATCTGGCGGCGCGGAGGATGCGCCGGTGCCGCGGTGAGCTTTGATGGATCGCATCAGAACGTCCCCTGCAACGTGCCTAGATGTCCTCTTCGCAGCAGAGGCACTTGGGCTTCGCGTCACCACCGCCCATGGCGATGATGGGCCCCTGGATGACAGGGAATGGAGGCGTGTTCTTGTCGTTGTGAAGCATTAGATCGAAGGCTCGCGCGACGTTCTTGCCCTCGAACTTCACGTCAAAGGAGAAGTTGACGAACTCGGCCTTGCCCTGGGTCTTGCTCGAGACGACACCGCCCCCTGCCGTGCCCGCCTCATCACCCGAGCTGGTGCCGAAGTTCGAGTCCTTCACGCACACTGGGTTGCCTGCCACGGATACCCTCTTGGTGCCCTTCGCGGTGTCCGAGGATTTCGCCACATTGGGATAAGGAATGGGGACGGGCCCGGCTGGGCTGGGAGTCTTGCAAAGGTCCGGGAATGCGGTGGTGACGCCACCGCTGTCCTTGGTGACCACAGACCTCTTGTTGACACCGGTGTTGATGGGCATGTCGACCCCCAAAGGGGACAAAGATTACCACGCCGAATTCACGTGGTGCAAATGCCGGCCCCTTACTGTGTCCAGCGGACGGCGAATGGAATTGATTCGCCCCGAGGACACTGACGAAGATGACGGCGGTGTGCGACATGACGGAAGTGAGGCGGCCGTGATTCCCGCGGCGCATCAGGACTTTCGTAACGATTGGTCCGAAAGACGGGTACGATTCAACTGTGCGGCGCGTGTTGCCGATGAGAAGGTGAGCGCTTGATGGTGATGGTACGGACCTGCATGGCTTGAGCTGGCATCGTCGAGTGATTTTGGGTCGCCCATCGCTTGGTGCGAGATTGACAAGGCCGCGCCGCAGAGTCCTCAAGGGAATCATGAGTCATTCAGAGGAACGTGACGCGCGCAGCACCGAGGAACTCATCCAGGCGGCCCTCGCGGGGGACGAGGATGATGAGGGAGCCTGGGAGGCCATCTGGACGCTGCGCCGGCGGGGAACGCGCACCGAGCTGGATGCTGCGCTCCAGTTGTTGGGCTCTCCCTCTGCTCGCGCGAGGGGGTGCGGGGTAGACATCCTGGCCCAATTGGGAGCGGCGCAGCCCACGTTCTCGGCAGAGCGGGGCGATGCCCTGTTGGACCTCCTGCGCCGGGAACAGGAGCCTGCGGTTCTCTGCTCGATAGGCGTTGCACTGGGGCATCTCAGGGAGCCCCGTGCGCTGTCTGTCCTTCTTGATCTGGCGAATCACCCCTCGGCCGAGGCTCGCTATGGCGCGACGCATGGCCTGTCCGTCTTGGAATCTCCCGAAGCGCTCGCGGTCCTCATCCGGCTCTCGGCCGATCAGGACCGCGACGTCCGGGACTGGGCGACCTTCAGCCTGGGTTCGCTTCGGGAGGACCTCGACACGCCGGAGCTGCGGGATGCGCTCGCGGCGCGCCTTCACGAGGAGGATTCAGAAACCTTCGGAGAGGCTCTCGTGGGCCTGGCGACTCGCAAGGACCCTCGTGCGGTCGAACCTGCACGCGCTGCGCTCGGTGGGGGCCGGGTGACGGTCTATGTGCTCGAGGCTGCCTCGGCGCTTGGCGAGCCGAGCTTCTATCCCTTGCTGATTGCCCTTCGCGATTCACGAGCGCCAGCGGATGAACACTTCCGGAGCGTTCTGGATGAAGTCATTGCCCAGTTCGAGCGAGGAACACAGACCTGAAAACGGGCACTTCGCTTCACGCTGTCACGTGCTCTTGCTGGCGATGGGCTGGAGCAGCACTGCTCTCGCGTCCACGTTGAGCACCTGGACGCCGCCGGGCAGGGGGACGAGCGGGACGTCCCAGTGGCTGTGCCCGCAGATGATGAGCAGGTCGTTCCAGGGCGCCACTGCTTCGCGGATGAACGCGTTCCCTGGGAGTGACTGCTCGGGCGCGTCCGGTCCTTCGTGGAGGACGAGCACCTGGGGCTCCTGGAGCAGCACGGACTCAATGCGCTCCAGTTGGGCGGACTGCTCGCGGCGGTTGGTCTTGTCCGGTCTCCCAATGATGTAGCTCACGCCGCCCACGCGAAGCCCATCCAATTCCGCGAGGTCTCCGTCCAACACGTGGGCGCGTGACTTGTGGCGGAAACGCTCGAAGCCACCCGGCTCGCCGAACATGTCGTGGTTGCCTGCCACCCCGGCCACCCAGCGGAAGGACTCCGTGAAGGCATTCCAGACCGAGCGCACGTCCCCGCTGGCGCCGCGCTTGTCTGCCAGGTCATTGGAGTACAGGTCGCCCGCGAGAAGGACTCCGGTGTTGCTCGCGAGCGGGAGTTCTCCGGCCGCACCCTGCATTGCCACCTCATCGGCGAGGAACTCTCCCAGCAGCGTTGCGGCGCCGTCGTGGTGTGCGCTGGTCGCCATCCCCTGGAGGTCCGAGGTGGCGAGCACAGCCTCCACTCCCGGAGGGAGGGCGTCCACCCAGCCTCGCAACAAGGGAAGCCGCTCCACCCGAGTGCCTCCACGGGGCGCGGCGTTCAGGTAGCGCCATTCCAAGAATGGCGTGGTCTCCAAAGAAAGGATTCGCATGCGCCGTGGACGACGCGTCTGTCCTCGACTGACCGGAGGACTCAGCCCAGGCCGAGCCGAGCGAGGGTGACTTCGCGGACGCGAGGAATCCGGAAGCGGAACATGAACGCATCCGAGAAGTAGTGCGCCAGCACGATGGCGTTCGTGACGATGACGCCCAGCGACCACAGCGGTTGTTGCCGGAGCAGGAACTCCGTCGCCGCGCCGTTCGTGCTCCGGTCCACCAAGGGGATGAACGGGCTGTTCGCCACGCCCACCAGGATGATGGGCAGCATCACGAGCATCATGGCCGCCCAGACGCCTGTGCCGCGCAGCCTCGCATCGGACTCCTTCGCCGTGGGCTCCATCATCCGCCCCGTGAGGAAGAAGTACTCGAGCCCATGGATGCCCGCGCTCAGGATGGCGCCCCACGTGGGCCACACGAGGTACACCGCGACCACCGACGCGTGCCCCAACACATACAGGCGGCGCGGACCGCTGGTGCCACCGGGGCCTCTCATCGCGTTCAGCAGCCCGCCCACGAAGACAACCCACGCCGCCAGCAGGACCCACGTCGTCGCGTAGGGGAGGCTGCCACCCTCGGCCTGCCCGATGTTCACCATGGGCGCCGAGCCCTTCGCTCCCGACAGCGGCACCGCCAACGAGCGCGCCATCATCAGGAGCAGCGCCACGGGGACGAAGTTTCGCTGCATGCGGCGCTCGGCCTCGGAGAGGGGTGGGGCTCCGGCGGTGCGGGCTCGCAGGCCGTGCAAGGCCCAGATGCCCTTCACCTGGGACAACGTGTGGTGCACCGCCAGGATGTGGATGGTCGCCGCGAGCATCAGGTCCAGGCGAGGCGCGTGCTCGCCCGCGTACCAGAGCAGCGAGGCTGTGAGCACGAACACGACCGTGGCTCCACCCACCAGGAGCCGAGGCTGCGTGGGCGTCGTGTGCAACAGCTCGCGCCGCGTGCCCAGCAGCAGGAATGTGAGGATGACGTGCGTGCCATTGAGCAGCACGTACTGCGAGGTCCACTGTCCGATGGCTCGCGAGAAGCCCAGTGGCCCTTCACCTGTGAGCTTCGCCAGCCACACGCAGAAGAGTGTCAGCAGCGCGGGCAGGAGCAACAGGCTGACGTCCATTCGCGGCGAGAACAGCCACAGTCCGGAGAAGCGCACGGACGCGGGGGCTGCGGGCTCGCGGAGGGCCGGGGCGGGGATGGACGAGGACATGCGCGCCCCATCATAGACGACAACGAGCCCCTCACGGGCCTGGCACGAAGAGGCTCTGGTACTTCGCCCACGTGGTCCGGTCCGGCGGCAGCACGTTGCGCCAGTACTGCACCATGAGGAAGCACTGGAGCAGCACCAGCCCCACCGTCAGTCCGCCCACGATGGCGCGAGCCGACGGACGGCGCAGGCTCGTGAACAGGCCCGCGAGTCCCAGGGCGAACAGCGCGCTGGCCTCCGTGTACGCGCGATGCCCGAAGCTGCCGCCGTAGGGCCAGTGCCACCAGCTCGCCACCAGGAACGTGTGCAGGAGGAAGAAGAGGAACACCGGCAGCACGTAGGGCTCCAATTGCTCACGCGCCTTGCCGAAACCCACCACCGCGAACAGCCACACGGGGGCCCAGAAGAAGAGCCCCTTGCGCACGCTGAACAGCACCGGCAGCACCTGCGGATGGTCGAAGCGGAACCCGTAGCCGCGATACGAGTAGACCAGCCACGCCCCCGTCACGAAGTGCCAGTACGCAATCAGGACGCCCACCACGGCGAGGAACGCGAGCGATGCCAGCGCCACCTGCCACATGTTCGCGCGAAAGAACGCCAATCGCGCTCGCTGCGTCGCCCCATCCACCACGCCGTACAACGGGACGAGCAGCAGCACCACGGCGTTGGGATTGCGCACCAGGACGATGAACCCCGCTACCAATCCCAGCACCACCGAGCGCCGCGCCGTGGGTTCGCGATACCACTCGGGCAGCACGACGAGCAGCGCCGCGAACAGCGCGAACGAGTAGACGTGGCTGAAGATGGCGTCGTACGTGCCGTAGTGGAACAGGTTGGTGCCCAGCGTCACCGCCGCCAGCGTCGCGAGCACCACGCCCGGCGAGAACAGCGCTGACAGCGCTCGCCGAAGCAGGGCCAACCCCACCAGCAAGGCCAGCCATCCATTGAGGGCCGCCATGACCTGATAGGGCGTGGAGAAACCATCCGGCACGCCCCCGGTCACGGAGGCATAGGCATGCGCGAGCAGGAACGCGGGCAGCATGAGCAGCGCCTGTCCCGGCGGGAACCGGTTCAGGTATCGCCCCGTGCGAGGGTCCTCCGTCAGGCCGATGTTGGGGTCCCAGTTCTCGCCCCACTCGGCGACTTCGGTGCGCATCGACAGGTCGTGCTGCACGAAGACCGCGGGCAGGTACAGGTAGTGCCCGTATCCATCCGAGCGGATGGGCTCCAGCTCCGGATGGGCTCGGTAGAACACGCCCATCGCGAGCAGTCCGAGCAGACCCACCACGGGAATGAACCCGTCCAACGCGCGTGCGAAACCTGGCCGGGAGAGTGGCGGTGCGGAGACCGCGGGGGAAGGCGTCATGGGGCGCGGCCACTATAGCCAGCCACCCGCGAGCCTGGATGACATGCCGCGTCTTGGATTTTCCATGGACGGAGCGTGTTATGTCAGCGGAGCGCGAGGCGCTGGCCGGAGTGAGCCGCACGCACGAGGCGAACATGCGGTTCCCCATGGCAGGGTGGTGCGCGGGCCTCCTCTCCGGATTGCTCGTCGCTGCTCCCGCGCGGGCTGAATTCGGCAAGCGTTCGGACGACTCGAAGTCCGAGAAGCGCACCCATGAGGCCACCGCGATAGGAACCGAGTCGGACGATGAGCCCGCCAAGATGGCTCATCGCGAGACGGTGTCCTCGGACGAGGATGTCGTCGAACCCGTCCGTGACGATGACGACGGGGGTGGCGGCGACATCGGCAGTGCGATCGCCGGCTTCATGGTCGAGCTGCTGGTGCGCAACCTCGTCTTCATCATCGCGCAGTCCGGGAATCACCCGTCGGTGTCACCGAACGGCGAGCTGCCCGCGGGCGTCATCTCGGATCAGCGCCATGCCGCTCCCATCTCCGTGCGGATGGGGGCCCAGGCCCTGATTCTGTCGCGGCAGGGCAAGGGGGCCGACTACTTCCTGGGCGTGGATGGGCGTTACTTCGGCGTGGACGCGCGGCTCATCCGTCTCTTCCTGAACGCGGAGGACGGCGGGAGCGGCTCGGACCCCATCTCCGTCTCAGAGGTCCATGTCGCGTGGGCGTTGGTGGCCATCCCGCAGGCGCGGTTGCGCGCCGAGGCGGGTGTGAGCACCGCGCATGGCGCGGATGCGACCTTCATCGGGCCCAGCGTGGGGTTCTCCTTCGAGGGCTGCGTCGTGGGGCCGCTCGACTTGGAGGCTCGGGCGCAGGCGACGCCCTTCCCGCATCGCCAGGTAGATGGCGAGGCCGGGCTCGCGCTGCATGCCGGAGGGTTGGTGCTTCGCGGTGGCGTGCGCGGCCTCTTCCTCGATGACGCGGGGAAGGTGGACGGTGTCGCGCACCGCGAGCGACTGTTCGGCCCCTACCTCGGACTGGGCTTCACGTTCTGAAGCCCTCGCCCGACGCGGGGTGCGACTACTTCTCCTTCGAGGCGATCTTCCGCAGCGCCTTCTGGTCGCGCACGCAGAGGATGCGGCCCACGTTGCCCAGCACGCCCTCGCGCTTCATCTCGTTGATGAGCGTGGACACGAACGAGCGCGAGGCGCCCACCAGGTCCGCGAGGTCTTGCTGGGTGATGCCGCGCAGGTCCGTCTCGCCGCCGTGCGGGCAGCGCTCGCCGTGGGCTTCCACCAGCGTGAGGAGCGTGTCCGCCAGCCGCGCGGGCACTTCCTTGAAGGTCAGGCCCAGCACGCGCTTGCGCAGGGCACGCACGCGCTCGGCGTAGGCGCGGACCACGTCCACCGCGAGGGCGGGGCGGGCCTCGAGCTGCGCGCGGAAGTCGCGGCCCTCGATGCTCCAGACCTCGGCCTCACCCGCGGCGATGGCCATCTCCTCGATGGGCGTGCCCTCGGGGCGGAACAGCTCGCCGAACAGGTCACCCGGGCGAAGGATGGACACCACCGAGCGGGTGCCATTCTTCCCGATGCGCATCAGGCGCACGCGGCCGGACTTCAGCAGGTAGACGCGGTCCGTGTTGTCGCCGGGCCGGTAGATGGTCGAGTTGTGCGGGAACGACTCGACCTTGAAGTACCCCTTGAAGTCGATGGCCTCCTGACCGGGAACCAGCTTGTTCGCGGTCACCATCATCCCGGAGCTGGTCGCTTGCAGCGGCGCCACGACATTGGAACCGATGGGGCCCAGAGGGCGGTTGAATCCGTGCATGGCATTCACTCCTGAGAATGGGGGAAAGGCAGCCCGCCAACTCGCTGGCCGGCGAATGGGAAGTGCCTTCTCCAAGGAATGTGCCAAGCGGATTGAAAGTGCTGCCGAGGGAACACATCCAGGAATGGCGGGTACTTAGCGCTACAGCCCCGGATCTCCCTCATTTCCGTGTCCAAAACCTGAAACAGAACGTTCAAACAGTCTGATCAGATTGAACGAAATGTTCAATCGCTGGGCCGGACTGTCGAAGGGGGGACAGTGTTCAGCAGGTAGCCATCAGGGGGACGGCGGCACCTGGGGCCCCTGGCTCTGTGCAAGGCCGTACTTCTGCAGCTTGCGCTCCAGGGTGGGGCGACTGATTCCAAGAATCTGGCAGGTGCGACCCTTGTGGCCCTTGGTGACGGCCATCGCGCGGGCGATGAGCTGTCGTTCCGCCTCTTCCAGCGTGGGGATCAGGCTCACATCATCCACGGCGGGGGCGGCGAACATGGGGGCCGCGAGGCGGCCGGGCTCGGGCGGGGTGGTGGGCTCCAGCGTGGGCAGGTCGTCGCCGCGCAGGACGTCGCCGGGAGCGAGCACCACGGCGCGGGTGAGCACGTTCTCCAGCTCGCGCACGTTGCCGCGCCAGGGCAGCAGGGTGAGGCGCTCCATGACCTCGGTGGGCACGCGGGTGACGCGCTTGTGCACCTTCTCGTTGATGCGCTCGAGCAGGTGCTTCACCAGGAGGGGGATGTCCTCGCGCCGCTCGCGCAAGGGCGGAATCTGGAGGGTGATGACCTTGAGGCGTTGATAGAGGTCCTCGCGGAAGCGGTTCTGCTCCACCTCTTCGGCGAGCGTGCGGTGCGTGGCGGCGATGACGCGCGCGCGCAGCTTGATGCGTTTGACGCCGCCCACGCGCTCGAACTCGCGCTCCTGGAGGACGCGCAGCAGCTTGGACTGGAGCATGAGCGACATGTCTCCAATCTCGTCGAGGAAGACGGTGCCTTCCTCGGCCACCTCGAACTTGCCGGGCTTGCCGGCGGTGGCGCCGGTGAAGGCGCCCTTCTCGTGGCCGAACAGCTCGCTCTCCAGCAGCGTGTCCACGATGGCCGAGCAGTTGATGCCGATGAACGGCCGCGCCTCGTCGTAGGAGTAGTTGTGGATGACGCGTGCGATGAGCTCCTTGCCGGTGCCGCTCTCGCCGGTAATCAGCACCGTGGCGGCGCTGCTCGTCACCTTGCCAATCTGTTTGACGAGCTGCTGCATGGAGCCGCTGGTGCCGACGATGTCGCCCAGGCGCACGGCGGCGTTCTCGCGGTTGACCTCATCCGCGCGGCGCGAGAGCTGCCGGTACTCCAGCGCGCGCTCCACCACGAGGTCGAGCGCGGCGGGGTCCGGGAACGGCTTGTGGATGTAGTCGAACGCACCGGCCTTCATGGCCCGGATGGTCGTCTCCATGTCGTGGTAGGCGGTGACGAGGATGATGCGCGCGTCGCCGCACAGGCCTTTCATCTCCTCGATGATCTCCAGGCCCGTGCGGTCCGGGAGCATCATGTCGAGGATGACCACGCTGGGCAGGCACTCCTGCGCGGCCGTCAGCCCCGCCGACGCGCTGGTTGCCGTGACGACCTGATAGCGCGGCTGCCCGTCCTGCTCGATGTCCTCGAAATGCATCGTGAGGGTTTCGAGCAGTGAGACGTCGTCGTCGACGATGAGGAGGGTCTCCATGGGCGGTTCAAGCGGCGAAGGTCAGCGTGAACACCATCCCCGGCTCCGCGCCTCCCTCGGCACTCACATCTCCGCCCTGGCTCATCATCACGCGGCGCAGCGCCGCCAGGGACAGGCCGGCTCCGCGCGCCAGTCGGGAGCCGAAGGGCTCGAAGAGGGAGCCTCGCTCCTCGGGGGGCAGGGCGGCGGCGGGGTCCTTGAGCACCATGAGCACGCGGCCGGGTCCACCCTGGCGCAGCGACACGTGCATGCGGCTGTCCTCCGGTTGGCCCATGGCCACGTTGAGCAGCACCTGCGCGAGCACGGGCCGCAGCCGCGAGCCATCCATCCGAACACGAGGCAGGTCCGGCTCCTCGTCCACCTCCAGCTCGATGCGGCGCTCGGCCAGTTCGGGGGCCACCATGGCGTTTGCCTCCTGGAGCACCGTGCGCAGGGGCT
This window encodes:
- a CDS encoding immunity 49 family protein, whose amino-acid sequence is MDLTRENALAAVEELEEGLRQPLTLLQREELLTRLSSYRRIAAISALLAEGDVPAFRHELRLSATVRRELLLSSPGSAAPSRFRCASRLDPLFDTLAAGEMGLARDIAKHSPHRWVADEEFEDDFRYADFLREHLLAGAKSSSPGEERALAAFQKCSGDSGSPRLTVCESLSNRDQEAFDAVLEDLLFEREAEFQNAGPPLHPQRFHTERHIFIEGLALLRLAVERGLSTQPDYRMMPGLVRR
- a CDS encoding TIGR02270 family protein, yielding MARDFLADAAFFWRQREQGLGSPDYSLQDILEGPEQRLLACLDALVLGGPTVNRKLLQPALASEELETVACACSVLLMQGGEEGLDAVLTTLSVDVEPTSQGAARALELTRRVDAVPRLHALLRNATTVVQARVLDILTQWEADPAQDLDDFLAASNAPLACAVLRAARRFPSRLRSSSLDRTLGADVPEVRNTALETAFLLGHLGAWRICVEAVHRLGPGWGGPAALLALGGDLQDVDLLLQALPEPTLRRDALWALGLSGRITAVKPLLEAMRDETVAPLAAEAFCAITGLELTGALAVTREDWAPNAPEKEDPTPLGPEAELPRPEPQRIERWWKEAQSHFPPEGRYLAGKPFAAEPLLDALTVGSMRRHATLALELAVRSQGDWQLSTRSWALRQWKFLQAMRPTVRGGLSTGPFRALPRTFAGSKGLPEVDEQLFPPVLRQSPPPPGALAVTGLGLVSSLGDGVVGSCAAARVGIARPEALAGTSCVDEDSGEELPITGHAIPHLTQGFSGVGRMVRLGVAALADLVHQTGLTAGPRTGIFLNLPSGFLLAAAERHVRETAKREALASGQDEGSSEVERSEEEPSLAEQLRERYSRTLLPRLLAQAALPGGVSREEVFFGDSPGFVTALRAAEHALRSGEVERCIVGGIDSLVEPEWLDALEQLRLLKTPNRPVGLMPGECAAFVLVEKTNAPARRGAAVHAYIDAMTSAAESTHMFSGRPHLGVALTSVLNETLGLLEDRGRQTGLVFADLDGTTQRAQDWGYAQVRMAGSPLRELPTWHPADAWGGVGAATGALAVCMASRSFARGHAPASGILAWLWGWAGERAALHMRAPMTQ
- a CDS encoding DUF4150 domain-containing protein, coding for MPINTGVNKRSVVTKDSGGVTTAFPDLCKTPSPAGPVPIPYPNVAKSSDTAKGTKRVSVAGNPVCVKDSNFGTSSGDEAGTAGGGVVSSKTQGKAEFVNFSFDVKFEGKNVARAFDLMLHNDKNTPPFPVIQGPIIAMGGGDAKPKCLCCEEDI
- a CDS encoding HEAT repeat domain-containing protein, encoding MSHSEERDARSTEELIQAALAGDEDDEGAWEAIWTLRRRGTRTELDAALQLLGSPSARARGCGVDILAQLGAAQPTFSAERGDALLDLLRREQEPAVLCSIGVALGHLREPRALSVLLDLANHPSAEARYGATHGLSVLESPEALAVLIRLSADQDRDVRDWATFSLGSLREDLDTPELRDALAARLHEEDSETFGEALVGLATRKDPRAVEPARAALGGGRVTVYVLEAASALGEPSFYPLLIALRDSRAPADEHFRSVLDEVIAQFERGTQT
- a CDS encoding metallophosphoesterase; protein product: MRILSLETTPFLEWRYLNAAPRGGTRVERLPLLRGWVDALPPGVEAVLATSDLQGMATSAHHDGAATLLGEFLADEVAMQGAAGELPLASNTGVLLAGDLYSNDLADKRGASGDVRSVWNAFTESFRWVAGVAGNHDMFGEPGGFERFRHKSRAHVLDGDLAELDGLRVGGVSYIIGRPDKTNRREQSAQLERIESVLLQEPQVLVLHEGPDAPEQSLPGNAFIREAVAPWNDLLIICGHSHWDVPLVPLPGGVQVLNVDARAVLLQPIASKST
- the mrpC gene encoding Crp/Fnr family transcriptional regulator MrpC, with translation MHGFNRPLGPIGSNVVAPLQATSSGMMVTANKLVPGQEAIDFKGYFKVESFPHNSTIYRPGDNTDRVYLLKSGRVRLMRIGKNGTRSVVSILRPGDLFGELFRPEGTPIEEMAIAAGEAEVWSIEGRDFRAQLEARPALAVDVVRAYAERVRALRKRVLGLTFKEVPARLADTLLTLVEAHGERCPHGGETDLRGITQQDLADLVGASRSFVSTLINEMKREGVLGNVGRILCVRDQKALRKIASKEK
- a CDS encoding sigma-54-dependent Fis family transcriptional regulator — translated: METLLIVDDDVSLLETLTMHFEDIEQDGQPRYQVVTATSASAGLTAAQECLPSVVILDMMLPDRTGLEIIEEMKGLCGDARIILVTAYHDMETTIRAMKAGAFDYIHKPFPDPAALDLVVERALEYRQLSRRADEVNRENAAVRLGDIVGTSGSMQQLVKQIGKVTSSAATVLITGESGTGKELIARVIHNYSYDEARPFIGINCSAIVDTLLESELFGHEKGAFTGATAGKPGKFEVAEEGTVFLDEIGDMSLMLQSKLLRVLQEREFERVGGVKRIKLRARVIAATHRTLAEEVEQNRFREDLYQRLKVITLQIPPLRERREDIPLLVKHLLERINEKVHKRVTRVPTEVMERLTLLPWRGNVRELENVLTRAVVLAPGDVLRGDDLPTLEPTTPPEPGRLAAPMFAAPAVDDVSLIPTLEEAERQLIARAMAVTKGHKGRTCQILGISRPTLERKLQKYGLAQSQGPQVPPSP